Proteins from a single region of Hordeum vulgare subsp. vulgare chromosome 6H, MorexV3_pseudomolecules_assembly, whole genome shotgun sequence:
- the LOC123403519 gene encoding ervatamin-C-like, with protein sequence MPRTNVMILLMAVVLVATTPATRPMDITDRDLASKESLWALYERWCKHYDVGRNLSDKAQRFKVFKENARMIHDFNQGDAPYKLSLNLFGDMTDEEAEHMYGRCSNSRPEGGKQSQGQFTHGVVVARENLPMYVDWRMTGYDQRPSAVTSVKTQGRCGACWAFAAVAAVEGINSIRTRNLVTLSAQQLIDCDKGSSACVGGGALVALKYIYNHGGITTEANYPYVAYKHKYCLVSKRNPVITIDGIKEVPQNDEVALMKAVATQPVVVVVDPNAFRRYEGGVFVGPCGTDRTHSMTVVGYGTNDDHDPKRRIDYWIIKNSWGPKWGENGYIRMARGAGPTKEGLCSILMQAFYPVKN encoded by the coding sequence ATGCCAAGAACAAATGTAATGATATTACTCATGGCCGTCGTGCTTGTTGCCACTACGCCGGCGACACGCCCCATGGACATCACGGATAGGGACTTGGCGTCTAAGGAGTCCCTATGGGCACTATATGAGCGCTGGTGCAAGCATTACGATGTGGGACGCAACCTCAGCGACAAGGCCCAGCGTTTCAAAGTGTTCAAGGAGAACGCTCGCATGATCCATGATTTCAACCAAGGTGACGCACCCTACAAGCTAAGCCTCAACCTCTTCGGCGACATGACTGATGAAGAGGCCGAACACATGTACGGTCGCTGCTCCAACAGTAGGCCGGAAGGCGGGAAGCAGAGCCAAGGCCAGTTCACACACGGAGTtgttgtcgcgcgtgaaaacttaCCAATGTATGTGGACTGGCGCATGACAGGCTATGACCAACGCCCGTCGGCGGTGACAAGCGTGAAGACACAAGGAAGGTGCGGGGCTTGTTGGGCCTTTGCGGCGGTAGCAGCAGTGGAGGGCATCAACTCCATCAGGACGAGGAACCTCGTGACGTTGTCTGCGCAACAATTGATAGATTGCGACAAGGGAAGTTCCGCTTGTGTTGGCGGCGGTGCACTAGTAGCGTTAAAGTACATTTATAACCACGGCGGCATCACCACGGAGGCTAACTACCCATACGTTGCCTATAAGCACAAGTATTGCTTGGTCTCGAAACGTAACCCTGTCATCACCATTGATGGCATCAAAGAGGTGCCGCAAAATGATGAGGTGGCATTGATGAAGGCGGTGGCGACCCAAcccgttgttgtggtggttgaccCAAACGCCTTTAGGCGCTATGAAGGAGGCGTCTTTGTGGGTCCGTGTGGTACAGATCGAACTCATTCAATGACGGTGGTGGGCTACGGCACCAACGATGACCATGACCCAAAGAGACGCATAGACTATTGGATCATAAAGAACTCATGGGGGCCGAAATGGGGAGAAAATGGCTACATCCGCATGGCGCGCGGAGCCGGTCCTACCAAGGAGGGCTTATGTAGCATCCTGATGCAAGCGTTTTACCCAGTGAAAAATTAG